The following are encoded together in the Drosophila sechellia strain sech25 chromosome 3R, ASM438219v1, whole genome shotgun sequence genome:
- the LOC6612642 gene encoding probable dimethyladenosine transferase, giving the protein MPKVTKEKKSRIHNDVQKQGIVFNKDFGQHILKNPLVITTMLEKAALRATDVVLEIGPGTGNMTVRMLERAKKVIACEIDTRLAAELQKRVQATPLQPKLHVLIGDFLKAELPFFDLCIANVPYQISSPLIFKLLLHRPLFRCAVLMFQREFAERLVAKPGDKLYCRLSINTQLLARVDMLMKVGKNNFRPPPKVESSVVRLEPKNPPPPVNFTEWDGLTRIAFLRKNKTLAATFKVTSVLEMLEKNYKLYRSLRNEPIEDDFKMQDKVISILEEQDMAAKRARSMDIDDFMRLLLAFNSAGIHFN; this is encoded by the exons ATGCCCAAGGTCACGAAGGAAAAGAAGAGTCGTATTCATAATGATGTGCAAAAACAGG gGATCGTTTTTAACAAGGACTTTGGCCAGCACATCCTGAAGAATCCGCTAGTGATAACCACCATGCTGGAAAAGGCCGCTCTGAGAGCCACCGATGTGGTGCTGGAAATCGGTCCTGGAACCGGAAACATGACCGTTCGGATGCTGGAGCGCGCCAAGAAAGTGATCGCCTGTGAGATTGACACCCGATTGGCCGCCGAGTTGCAGAAGCGTGTGCAGGCCACTCCGCTCCAGCCTAAGCTCCACGTGCTGATCGGAGACTTCCTGAAGGCGGAGCTGCCCTTTTTCGATCTGTGCATCGCCAACGTGCCGTATCAGATCAGTTCGCCACTGATCTTCAAGTTGCTCCTCCACCGACCACTTTTTCGGTGCGCCGTACTTATGTTCCAACGTGAGTTCGCAGAACGGTTGGTGGCCAAACCGGGTGACAAGCTCTACTGTCGCCTGAGCATCAATACCCAACTTCTGGCCCGCGTGGACATGCTTATGAAGGTGGGCAAGAACAACTTTAGGCCGCCACCAAAGGTAGAAAGCAGTGTGGTCCGGCTGGAGCCGAAGAACCCACCGCCACCGGTCAACTTCACCGAATGGGACGGACTCACCCGTATTGCCTTTCTGCGCAAGAATAAAACGCTGGCGGCTACCTTTAAGGTGACCTCCGTTTTGGAGATGTTAGAGAAAAACTACAAGCTATATCGCTCACTCAGGAATGAG CCCATTGAAGACGACTTCAAAATGCAGGATAAGGTCATTAGTATCTTGGAGGAACAGGACATGGCCGCAAAACGTGCGAGAAGCATGGACATCGACGACTTTATGCGGCTCCTGCTGGCTTTCAATTCAGCGGGCATTCACTTCAACTAG
- the LOC6612641 gene encoding protein kinase C isoform X1, whose product MFTGKLQIKVCEASGLRPTDFQKRHNLTFGKLADEQLIDPYVSIDVDESHFDRATTRPKTFDPVWNEQFVHDVTNVSNINLTVFHDAALPPDDFVANCIISFEDLMQSETPVQDLWVNLEPQGKIHVIIELKNRTDKAKAEAVVEHTVAVNKEFKERAGFNRRRGAMRRRVHQVNGHKFMATFLRQPTFCSHCREFIWGIGKQGYQCQVCTLVVHKKCHLSVVSKCPGMRDEQPAKVEVVPAGQRFNVNVPHRFVVHSYKRFTFCDHCGSLLYGLIKQGLQCETCGMNVHKRCQKNVANTCGINTKQMAEILSSLGISPDKQQPRRSKYLNQQGGEDNYGASLGADGDGAPGQSFRSCALSVDSLATSTTTLTSGYNSSSCMSLAVTGSGGVGATGETRPGKCSLLDFNFIKVLGKGSFGKVMLAEKKGTDEIYAIKVLKKDAIIQDDDVDCTMTEKRILALAANHPFLTALHSCFQTPDRLFFVMEYVNGGDLMFQIQKARRFEASRAAFYAAEVTLALQFLHTHGVIYRDLKLDNILLDQEGHCKLADFGMCKEGIMNGMLTTTFCGTPDYIAPEILKEQEYGASVDWWALGVLMYEMMAGQPPFEADNEDELFDSIMHDDVLYPVWLSREAVSILKGFLTKNPEQRLGCTGDENEIRKHPFFAKLDWKELEKRNIKPPFRPKMKNPRDANNFDAEFTKEDPVLTPIGNEVVRCINQDEFAGFSFVNPKFGPERKVY is encoded by the exons ATGTTCACGGGCAAGCTGCAGATCAAGGTGTGCGAGGCGAGCGGCCTGCGGCCCACAGACTTCCAGAAGCGCCACAACCTCACCTTCGGCAAACTGGCCGACGAGCAGCTCATCGATCCCTATGTCTCCATAGATGTCGACGAGAGTCACTTCG ATCGAGCCACCACACGGCCAAAGACATTCGATCCTGTTTGGAACGAGCAGTTCGTCCACGACGTGACCAATGTGAGCAACATCAACTTGACCGTCTTTCATGATGCCGCTCTGCCGCCGGATGACTTTGTGGCCAACTGCATCATCTCCTTCGAGGACCTCATGCAGAGCGAGACGCCTGTGCAGGATCTATGG GTTAACTTGGAGCCGCAGGGCAAGATTCACGTCATCATTGAGCTGAAGAATCGCACGG ATAAAGCCAAAGCCGAGGCCGTGGTGGAGCACACTGTGGCCGTTAACAAGGAGTTCAAAGAGCGCGCCGGATTCAACCGACGTCGCGGTGCCATGCGTCGTCGTGTCCATCAG GTGAATGGGCACAAGTTCATGGCCACGTTTTTGCGTCAACCCACCTTCTGTTCGCATTGTCGGGAGTTTATCTG GGGAATTGGTAAACAAGGCTATCAATGTCAAG TCTGCACGTTAGTTGTACATAAGAAATGTCACTTGTCGGTGGTGTCCAAGTGTCCGGGCATGCGAGATGAG CAGCCAGCCAAAGTGGAGGTGGTGCCGGCGGGCCAGAGGTTCAATGTGAATGTGCCGCACCGCTTCGTGGTGCACAGCTACAAGCGGTTCACGTTCTGCGACCACTGCGGATCCCTACTCTACGGCCTGATCAAGCAGGGATTGCAGTGCGAGACCTGCGGGATGAACGTGCACAAGCGGTGCCAGAAGAACGTGGCCAACACGTGCGGCATCAACACAAAGCAGATGGCCGAGATACTCAGCTCGCTGGGCATCTCGCCGGACAAGCAGCAGCCGCGCCGCTCTAAGTACTTGAACCAGCAGGGCGGCGAGGACAACTATGGGGCATCCCTGGGCGCCGATGGCGACGGTGCTCCGGGGCAGTCGTTTCGCAGTTGCGCCTTGTCGGTGGACAGCCTGGCCACATCGACGACGACGCTGACCAGCGGGTATAATAGCAGCAGCTGCATGAGCCTGGCGGTGACCGGATCTGGAGGCGTTGGGGCCACTGGAGAGACGCGTCCGGGCAAGTGCTCCTTGCTGGACTTCAACTTCATCAAGGTGCTGGGCAAGGGCTCGTTCGGCAAGGTGATGCTCGCCGAGAAGAAGGGCACCGACGAGATCTACGCCATCAAGGTGCTCAAGAAGGACGCGATCATCCAGGACGACGACGTCGACTGCACCATGACAGAGAAGCGCATCCTGGCGCTGGCCGCCAACCATCCCTTCCTGACTGCGTTACATTCCTGTTTCCAGACCCCGGACCGCCTGTTCTTCGTGATGGAGTACGTTAACGGCGGCGATCTGATGTTCCAGATACAGAAGGCGCGTCGGTTTGAGGCCTCGCGTGCCGCCTTCTATGCGGCGGAGGTGACTCTGGCCCTGCAGTTTCTCCACACCCACGGCGTCATCTACCGCGACCTGAAGCTGGACAACATCCTGCTCGACCAGGAGGGCCACTGCAAGCTGGCAGACTTCGGCATGTGCAAGGAGGGCATCATGAACGGCATGCTGACCACCACCTTCTGCGGCACCCCCGACTACATCGCCCCGGAGATCCTCAAGGAGCAGGAGTACGGCGCCTCCGTCGACTGGTGGGCGCTGGGCGTTCTCATGTATGAGATGATGGCCGGTCAGCCGCCGTTCGAGGCCGACAACGAGGACGAGCTCTTCGACTCCATCATGCACGACGATGTCCTCTATCCGGTTTGGCTGTCCCGCGAGGCAGTCTCCATACTAAAGG GTTTTCTCACTAAGAATCCGGAGCAGCGACTTGGCTGCACTGGCGACGAGAACGAGATACGCAAGCATCCATTTTTCGCCAAATTGGACTGGAAGGAGCTGGAGAAACGCAACATAAAGCCACCATTCCGACCGAAAATG AAAAATCCACGCGATGCCAACAACTTCGATGCGGAGTTCACCAAGGAGGATCCAGTGCTGACACCGATTGGAAACGAGGTGGTGCGCTGCATCAACCAGGACGAGTTCGCCGGCTTCTCGTTCGTGAATCCCAAGTTCGGACCGGAGCGCAAAGTCTACTAA
- the LOC6612641 gene encoding protein kinase C isoform X4, with protein sequence MGTSSWPRFCVNPPSVRIVGSLSVCTLVVHKKCHLSVVSKCPGMRDEPAKVEVVPAGQRFNVNVPHRFVVHSYKRFTFCDHCGSLLYGLIKQGLQCETCGMNVHKRCQKNVANTCGINTKQMAEILSSLGISPDKQQPRRSKYLNQQGGEDNYGASLGADGDGAPGQSFRSCALSVDSLATSTTTLTSGYNSSSCMSLAVTGSGGVGATGETRPGKCSLLDFNFIKVLGKGSFGKVMLAEKKGTDEIYAIKVLKKDAIIQDDDVDCTMTEKRILALAANHPFLTALHSCFQTPDRLFFVMEYVNGGDLMFQIQKARRFEASRAAFYAAEVTLALQFLHTHGVIYRDLKLDNILLDQEGHCKLADFGMCKEGIMNGMLTTTFCGTPDYIAPEILKEQEYGASVDWWALGVLMYEMMAGQPPFEADNEDELFDSIMHDDVLYPVWLSREAVSILKGFLTKNPEQRLGCTGDENEIRKHPFFAKLDWKELEKRNIKPPFRPKMKNPRDANNFDAEFTKEDPVLTPIGNEVVRCINQDEFAGFSFVNPKFGPERKVY encoded by the exons ATGGGCACAAGTTCATGGCCACGTTTTTGCGTCAACCCACCTTCTGTTCGCATTGTCGGGAGTTTATCTG TCTGCACGTTAGTTGTACATAAGAAATGTCACTTGTCGGTGGTGTCCAAGTGTCCGGGCATGCGAGATGAG CCAGCCAAAGTGGAGGTGGTGCCGGCGGGCCAGAGGTTCAATGTGAATGTGCCGCACCGCTTCGTGGTGCACAGCTACAAGCGGTTCACGTTCTGCGACCACTGCGGATCCCTACTCTACGGCCTGATCAAGCAGGGATTGCAGTGCGAGACCTGCGGGATGAACGTGCACAAGCGGTGCCAGAAGAACGTGGCCAACACGTGCGGCATCAACACAAAGCAGATGGCCGAGATACTCAGCTCGCTGGGCATCTCGCCGGACAAGCAGCAGCCGCGCCGCTCTAAGTACTTGAACCAGCAGGGCGGCGAGGACAACTATGGGGCATCCCTGGGCGCCGATGGCGACGGTGCTCCGGGGCAGTCGTTTCGCAGTTGCGCCTTGTCGGTGGACAGCCTGGCCACATCGACGACGACGCTGACCAGCGGGTATAATAGCAGCAGCTGCATGAGCCTGGCGGTGACCGGATCTGGAGGCGTTGGGGCCACTGGAGAGACGCGTCCGGGCAAGTGCTCCTTGCTGGACTTCAACTTCATCAAGGTGCTGGGCAAGGGCTCGTTCGGCAAGGTGATGCTCGCCGAGAAGAAGGGCACCGACGAGATCTACGCCATCAAGGTGCTCAAGAAGGACGCGATCATCCAGGACGACGACGTCGACTGCACCATGACAGAGAAGCGCATCCTGGCGCTGGCCGCCAACCATCCCTTCCTGACTGCGTTACATTCCTGTTTCCAGACCCCGGACCGCCTGTTCTTCGTGATGGAGTACGTTAACGGCGGCGATCTGATGTTCCAGATACAGAAGGCGCGTCGGTTTGAGGCCTCGCGTGCCGCCTTCTATGCGGCGGAGGTGACTCTGGCCCTGCAGTTTCTCCACACCCACGGCGTCATCTACCGCGACCTGAAGCTGGACAACATCCTGCTCGACCAGGAGGGCCACTGCAAGCTGGCAGACTTCGGCATGTGCAAGGAGGGCATCATGAACGGCATGCTGACCACCACCTTCTGCGGCACCCCCGACTACATCGCCCCGGAGATCCTCAAGGAGCAGGAGTACGGCGCCTCCGTCGACTGGTGGGCGCTGGGCGTTCTCATGTATGAGATGATGGCCGGTCAGCCGCCGTTCGAGGCCGACAACGAGGACGAGCTCTTCGACTCCATCATGCACGACGATGTCCTCTATCCGGTTTGGCTGTCCCGCGAGGCAGTCTCCATACTAAAGG GTTTTCTCACTAAGAATCCGGAGCAGCGACTTGGCTGCACTGGCGACGAGAACGAGATACGCAAGCATCCATTTTTCGCCAAATTGGACTGGAAGGAGCTGGAGAAACGCAACATAAAGCCACCATTCCGACCGAAAATG AAAAATCCACGCGATGCCAACAACTTCGATGCGGAGTTCACCAAGGAGGATCCAGTGCTGACACCGATTGGAAACGAGGTGGTGCGCTGCATCAACCAGGACGAGTTCGCCGGCTTCTCGTTCGTGAATCCCAAGTTCGGACCGGAGCGCAAAGTCTACTAA
- the LOC6612643 gene encoding venom protease yields the protein MAMQLLELILLLVFSLSSSLVQGQNPDPAAQLACTKFKQIVFEERVAISFFFTDAPITYETVDSCHGSRPLIVDGTPAEPKEFPFAARLGHRKTNNEIKWFCGGTLISNRLVLTAAHCFFSEHGEVNVVRLGELEFDTDTDDAEPEDFGVLALKAHPGFENPQLYNDIGIVQLDREVKFNRYKHPACLPFDDGEQHESFIAIGWGQKKFAQKESKKLLKVQLQGYKDRCVSSVDANDELPNGYEPKSQLCIGSRDNKDTCNGDSGGPVLAYHKDLACMYHVMGITSAGITCSTPDIPSAYTRVHYFLNWIKGELAKQTQ from the exons ATGGCCATGCAATTGCTAGAATTGATATTACTGCTGGTGTTTTCACTGAGCAGCAGTCTTGTTCAGGGCCAGAATCCGGATCCAGCTGCCCAGCTTG CTTGCACGAAGTTCAAGCAGATTGTCTTCGAGGAGCGCGTGGCCATCAGCTTCTTTTTTACCGATGCACCCATTACCTACGAGACAGTGGATTCCTGCCATGGATCCAGACCCCTGATTGTGGACGGCACGCCGGCTGAACCCAAGGAATTTCCATTTGCCGCTCGCCTCGGCCATCGGAAAACTAACAATGAAATAAAGTGGTTCTGTGGCGGCACCTTGATAAGCAATCGCCTGGTGCTCACAGCGGCTCACTGTTTCTTTTCCGAACA CGGTGAGGTCAACGTTGTGCGCTTGGGTGAACTGGAGTTCGATACCGACACGGATGACGCGGAGCCGGAGGACTTTGGCGTGCTCGCTCTGAAGGCACATCCGGGCTTCGAGAACCCGCAGCTCTACAATGACATTGGCATAGTTCAGCTGGATCGCGAGGTCAAGTTCAATAGGTACAAGCATCCTGCCTGCCTGCCCTTCGACGACGGCGAGCAGCACGAGTCCTTCATCGCCATCGGCTGGGGCCAGAAGAAGTTTGCCCAGAAGGAGTCGAAGAAGCTGTTGAAGGTACAGCTCCAGGGCTATAAGGACCGGTGTGTGAGCAGTGTGGATGCGAATGACGAGCTGCCCAATGGCTACGAGCCCAAGAGCCAGCTGTGCATCGGATCAAGGGACAACAAGGACACCTGCAACGGCGATTCTGGCGGTCCAGTGCTGGCCTATCACAAGGATCTCGCCTGCATGTACCACGTAATGGGCATCACCTCAGCCGGCATCACGTGCTCCACGCCCGACATTCCAAGTGCCTACACGCGGGTGCACTACTTCCTCAACTGGATCAAGGGCGAACTGGCCAAGCAGACGCAGTGA
- the LOC6612641 gene encoding protein kinase C isoform X2, whose amino-acid sequence MFTGKLQIKVCEASGLRPTDFQKRHNLTFGKLADEQLIDPYVSIDVDESHFDRATTRPKTFDPVWNEQFVHDVTNVSNINLTVFHDAALPPDDFVANCIISFEDLMQSETPVQDLWVNLEPQGKIHVIIELKNRTDKAKAEAVVEHTVAVNKEFKERAGFNRRRGAMRRRVHQVNGHKFMATFLRQPTFCSHCREFIWGIGKQGYQCQVCTLVVHKKCHLSVVSKCPGMRDEPAKVEVVPAGQRFNVNVPHRFVVHSYKRFTFCDHCGSLLYGLIKQGLQCETCGMNVHKRCQKNVANTCGINTKQMAEILSSLGISPDKQQPRRSKYLNQQGGEDNYGASLGADGDGAPGQSFRSCALSVDSLATSTTTLTSGYNSSSCMSLAVTGSGGVGATGETRPGKCSLLDFNFIKVLGKGSFGKVMLAEKKGTDEIYAIKVLKKDAIIQDDDVDCTMTEKRILALAANHPFLTALHSCFQTPDRLFFVMEYVNGGDLMFQIQKARRFEASRAAFYAAEVTLALQFLHTHGVIYRDLKLDNILLDQEGHCKLADFGMCKEGIMNGMLTTTFCGTPDYIAPEILKEQEYGASVDWWALGVLMYEMMAGQPPFEADNEDELFDSIMHDDVLYPVWLSREAVSILKGFLTKNPEQRLGCTGDENEIRKHPFFAKLDWKELEKRNIKPPFRPKMKNPRDANNFDAEFTKEDPVLTPIGNEVVRCINQDEFAGFSFVNPKFGPERKVY is encoded by the exons ATGTTCACGGGCAAGCTGCAGATCAAGGTGTGCGAGGCGAGCGGCCTGCGGCCCACAGACTTCCAGAAGCGCCACAACCTCACCTTCGGCAAACTGGCCGACGAGCAGCTCATCGATCCCTATGTCTCCATAGATGTCGACGAGAGTCACTTCG ATCGAGCCACCACACGGCCAAAGACATTCGATCCTGTTTGGAACGAGCAGTTCGTCCACGACGTGACCAATGTGAGCAACATCAACTTGACCGTCTTTCATGATGCCGCTCTGCCGCCGGATGACTTTGTGGCCAACTGCATCATCTCCTTCGAGGACCTCATGCAGAGCGAGACGCCTGTGCAGGATCTATGG GTTAACTTGGAGCCGCAGGGCAAGATTCACGTCATCATTGAGCTGAAGAATCGCACGG ATAAAGCCAAAGCCGAGGCCGTGGTGGAGCACACTGTGGCCGTTAACAAGGAGTTCAAAGAGCGCGCCGGATTCAACCGACGTCGCGGTGCCATGCGTCGTCGTGTCCATCAG GTGAATGGGCACAAGTTCATGGCCACGTTTTTGCGTCAACCCACCTTCTGTTCGCATTGTCGGGAGTTTATCTG GGGAATTGGTAAACAAGGCTATCAATGTCAAG TCTGCACGTTAGTTGTACATAAGAAATGTCACTTGTCGGTGGTGTCCAAGTGTCCGGGCATGCGAGATGAG CCAGCCAAAGTGGAGGTGGTGCCGGCGGGCCAGAGGTTCAATGTGAATGTGCCGCACCGCTTCGTGGTGCACAGCTACAAGCGGTTCACGTTCTGCGACCACTGCGGATCCCTACTCTACGGCCTGATCAAGCAGGGATTGCAGTGCGAGACCTGCGGGATGAACGTGCACAAGCGGTGCCAGAAGAACGTGGCCAACACGTGCGGCATCAACACAAAGCAGATGGCCGAGATACTCAGCTCGCTGGGCATCTCGCCGGACAAGCAGCAGCCGCGCCGCTCTAAGTACTTGAACCAGCAGGGCGGCGAGGACAACTATGGGGCATCCCTGGGCGCCGATGGCGACGGTGCTCCGGGGCAGTCGTTTCGCAGTTGCGCCTTGTCGGTGGACAGCCTGGCCACATCGACGACGACGCTGACCAGCGGGTATAATAGCAGCAGCTGCATGAGCCTGGCGGTGACCGGATCTGGAGGCGTTGGGGCCACTGGAGAGACGCGTCCGGGCAAGTGCTCCTTGCTGGACTTCAACTTCATCAAGGTGCTGGGCAAGGGCTCGTTCGGCAAGGTGATGCTCGCCGAGAAGAAGGGCACCGACGAGATCTACGCCATCAAGGTGCTCAAGAAGGACGCGATCATCCAGGACGACGACGTCGACTGCACCATGACAGAGAAGCGCATCCTGGCGCTGGCCGCCAACCATCCCTTCCTGACTGCGTTACATTCCTGTTTCCAGACCCCGGACCGCCTGTTCTTCGTGATGGAGTACGTTAACGGCGGCGATCTGATGTTCCAGATACAGAAGGCGCGTCGGTTTGAGGCCTCGCGTGCCGCCTTCTATGCGGCGGAGGTGACTCTGGCCCTGCAGTTTCTCCACACCCACGGCGTCATCTACCGCGACCTGAAGCTGGACAACATCCTGCTCGACCAGGAGGGCCACTGCAAGCTGGCAGACTTCGGCATGTGCAAGGAGGGCATCATGAACGGCATGCTGACCACCACCTTCTGCGGCACCCCCGACTACATCGCCCCGGAGATCCTCAAGGAGCAGGAGTACGGCGCCTCCGTCGACTGGTGGGCGCTGGGCGTTCTCATGTATGAGATGATGGCCGGTCAGCCGCCGTTCGAGGCCGACAACGAGGACGAGCTCTTCGACTCCATCATGCACGACGATGTCCTCTATCCGGTTTGGCTGTCCCGCGAGGCAGTCTCCATACTAAAGG GTTTTCTCACTAAGAATCCGGAGCAGCGACTTGGCTGCACTGGCGACGAGAACGAGATACGCAAGCATCCATTTTTCGCCAAATTGGACTGGAAGGAGCTGGAGAAACGCAACATAAAGCCACCATTCCGACCGAAAATG AAAAATCCACGCGATGCCAACAACTTCGATGCGGAGTTCACCAAGGAGGATCCAGTGCTGACACCGATTGGAAACGAGGTGGTGCGCTGCATCAACCAGGACGAGTTCGCCGGCTTCTCGTTCGTGAATCCCAAGTTCGGACCGGAGCGCAAAGTCTACTAA
- the LOC6612641 gene encoding protein kinase C isoform X3: MGTSSWPRFCVNPPSVRIVGSLSVCTLVVHKKCHLSVVSKCPGMRDEQPAKVEVVPAGQRFNVNVPHRFVVHSYKRFTFCDHCGSLLYGLIKQGLQCETCGMNVHKRCQKNVANTCGINTKQMAEILSSLGISPDKQQPRRSKYLNQQGGEDNYGASLGADGDGAPGQSFRSCALSVDSLATSTTTLTSGYNSSSCMSLAVTGSGGVGATGETRPGKCSLLDFNFIKVLGKGSFGKVMLAEKKGTDEIYAIKVLKKDAIIQDDDVDCTMTEKRILALAANHPFLTALHSCFQTPDRLFFVMEYVNGGDLMFQIQKARRFEASRAAFYAAEVTLALQFLHTHGVIYRDLKLDNILLDQEGHCKLADFGMCKEGIMNGMLTTTFCGTPDYIAPEILKEQEYGASVDWWALGVLMYEMMAGQPPFEADNEDELFDSIMHDDVLYPVWLSREAVSILKGFLTKNPEQRLGCTGDENEIRKHPFFAKLDWKELEKRNIKPPFRPKMKNPRDANNFDAEFTKEDPVLTPIGNEVVRCINQDEFAGFSFVNPKFGPERKVY; the protein is encoded by the exons ATGGGCACAAGTTCATGGCCACGTTTTTGCGTCAACCCACCTTCTGTTCGCATTGTCGGGAGTTTATCTG TCTGCACGTTAGTTGTACATAAGAAATGTCACTTGTCGGTGGTGTCCAAGTGTCCGGGCATGCGAGATGAG CAGCCAGCCAAAGTGGAGGTGGTGCCGGCGGGCCAGAGGTTCAATGTGAATGTGCCGCACCGCTTCGTGGTGCACAGCTACAAGCGGTTCACGTTCTGCGACCACTGCGGATCCCTACTCTACGGCCTGATCAAGCAGGGATTGCAGTGCGAGACCTGCGGGATGAACGTGCACAAGCGGTGCCAGAAGAACGTGGCCAACACGTGCGGCATCAACACAAAGCAGATGGCCGAGATACTCAGCTCGCTGGGCATCTCGCCGGACAAGCAGCAGCCGCGCCGCTCTAAGTACTTGAACCAGCAGGGCGGCGAGGACAACTATGGGGCATCCCTGGGCGCCGATGGCGACGGTGCTCCGGGGCAGTCGTTTCGCAGTTGCGCCTTGTCGGTGGACAGCCTGGCCACATCGACGACGACGCTGACCAGCGGGTATAATAGCAGCAGCTGCATGAGCCTGGCGGTGACCGGATCTGGAGGCGTTGGGGCCACTGGAGAGACGCGTCCGGGCAAGTGCTCCTTGCTGGACTTCAACTTCATCAAGGTGCTGGGCAAGGGCTCGTTCGGCAAGGTGATGCTCGCCGAGAAGAAGGGCACCGACGAGATCTACGCCATCAAGGTGCTCAAGAAGGACGCGATCATCCAGGACGACGACGTCGACTGCACCATGACAGAGAAGCGCATCCTGGCGCTGGCCGCCAACCATCCCTTCCTGACTGCGTTACATTCCTGTTTCCAGACCCCGGACCGCCTGTTCTTCGTGATGGAGTACGTTAACGGCGGCGATCTGATGTTCCAGATACAGAAGGCGCGTCGGTTTGAGGCCTCGCGTGCCGCCTTCTATGCGGCGGAGGTGACTCTGGCCCTGCAGTTTCTCCACACCCACGGCGTCATCTACCGCGACCTGAAGCTGGACAACATCCTGCTCGACCAGGAGGGCCACTGCAAGCTGGCAGACTTCGGCATGTGCAAGGAGGGCATCATGAACGGCATGCTGACCACCACCTTCTGCGGCACCCCCGACTACATCGCCCCGGAGATCCTCAAGGAGCAGGAGTACGGCGCCTCCGTCGACTGGTGGGCGCTGGGCGTTCTCATGTATGAGATGATGGCCGGTCAGCCGCCGTTCGAGGCCGACAACGAGGACGAGCTCTTCGACTCCATCATGCACGACGATGTCCTCTATCCGGTTTGGCTGTCCCGCGAGGCAGTCTCCATACTAAAGG GTTTTCTCACTAAGAATCCGGAGCAGCGACTTGGCTGCACTGGCGACGAGAACGAGATACGCAAGCATCCATTTTTCGCCAAATTGGACTGGAAGGAGCTGGAGAAACGCAACATAAAGCCACCATTCCGACCGAAAATG AAAAATCCACGCGATGCCAACAACTTCGATGCGGAGTTCACCAAGGAGGATCCAGTGCTGACACCGATTGGAAACGAGGTGGTGCGCTGCATCAACCAGGACGAGTTCGCCGGCTTCTCGTTCGTGAATCCCAAGTTCGGACCGGAGCGCAAAGTCTACTAA
- the LOC6612644 gene encoding serine protease snake, whose product MSSAIFAKIVQLGGALLVLFVARASAQDPDIARTCTAYKKSVWEETSEFSFLIENAPIIYKTLDKCTSYAPLIIGGGPALPKEFPHAVRLGHKDDKGEVEWFCGGTLISDRHVLTAAHCHYSPQGSVNIARLGDLEFDTNNDDAEPEDFDVKDFTAHPGFSYPAIYNDISVVRLIRPVTFNDYKHPACLPFDDGRLVPSFIAIGWGQLEIVPRTENKKLQKVKLYNYGTRCRITADRNDELPEGYNATTQLCIGSNEHKDTCNGDSGGPVLIYHKDYPCMYHVMGITSIGVACDTPDLPAMYTRVHFYLDWIKQQLAKN is encoded by the exons ATGAGCAGCGCGATCTTCGCCAAGATTGTCCAACTGGGAGGGGCATTGCTGGTTCTATTCGTTGCACGGGCGTCAGCCCAGGATCCGGATATAGCCAGGA CGTGCACTGCCTACAAGAAAAGCGTTTGGGAGGAGACGTCCGAGTTCAGCTTTCTGATCGAGAATGCACCGATTATCTACAAGACCCTGGACAAATGTACCAGCTATGCGCCACTCATCATCGGCGGAGGACCCGCTCTGCCCAAGGAGTTCCCGCATGCTGTGCGCCTGGGACATAAAGATGACAAGGGCGAGGTGGAATGGTTCTGTGGCGGAACACTTATCAGCGACAGACATGTGCTCACCGCAGCGCATTGCCACTACTCACCACA AGGATCAGTGAACATCGCGCGCCTCGGGGACCTGGAGTTCGATACCAACAACGACGATGCGGAGCCGGAGGACTTCGATGTGAAGGACTTCACCGCGCACCCCGGATTCAGCTACCCGGCCATTTACAACGACATTTCCGTGGTGCGGTTGATTCGACCCGTAACCTTCAACGACTACAAGCATCCGGCCTGTCTGCCCTTCGACGATGGGCGATTGGTGCCCTCCTTCATAGCCATCGGTTGGGGTCAGCTAGAGATCGTGCCCAGGACGGAGAACAAAAAGCTACAGAAAGTAAAGCTCTACAACTATGGTACGCGCTGCAGGATCACGGCGGATAGGAATGATGAGCTGCCAGAGGGATACAATGCTACCACCCAACTGTGCATCGGGTCCAACGAGCACAAGGACACCTGCAACGGCGACTCCGGCGGACCGGTGCTCATCTATCACAAGGACTACCCCTGCATGTACCATGTGATGGGTATCACATCCATCGGAGTGGCCTGCGACACACCCGATCTTCCGGCGATGTACACACGGGTTCACTTCTACCTGGACTGGATTAAGCAGCAATTAGCCAAAAATTAG